Proteins co-encoded in one Sebastes fasciatus isolate fSebFas1 chromosome 11, fSebFas1.pri, whole genome shotgun sequence genomic window:
- the LOC141777235 gene encoding sodium- and chloride-dependent GABA transporter 2-like — protein MCSKQKKKRIGFGQLTISLCFFIYILIEAWALFYLVFSFRSQLPWATCENTWNTANCLGLQTVNSSNVTANQTNTTSAAAEFWERRVLGMSGGIEELGSVRWELASCLLTCWVFCYFSIWKGVRSSGKVVYFTATFPYVMLLVLLIRGLTLPGAWEGIYYYLYPDLNRLANLEVWIEAGSQIYFSYSLTAGTLNVLASYNEYNNNCYKDCFWLCLLNSGTSFVAGFVVFSVLGFMAQKQGVTVDTVVESGPGLAFIAYPQATAMMPFPQFWSVCFFLMLILLTVDTHFVIVESFITTVTDLFPTLFRAPVRHEIFVLIICVSNFLIHLTLVTEGGIYVFQLIDFYGSTRVCQNFMAICQCVAVGWIFGADRFNNIIEDMTGQRPSVYFKLCWKYFIPLLSLISLILYLVDYKHLRINDWYIYPDWAYALGWTMTLSSVLMVPLWAAGQMCTTAGTIRQRLSVLCRPLEDPAWQRREMGEEGTTVELRTSAVTT, from the exons ATGTGCagcaaacagaagaaaaaaa GAATTGGATTTGGACAACTGACGATTTCACTCTGTTTCTTCATCTACATTTTAATTGAAGCTTGGGCTCTCTTCTACCTGGTGTTCTCATTCAGATCCCAGCTCCCCTGGGCCACCTGTGAGAACACCTGGAATACAG CCAACTGTCTTGGTCTTCAGACTGTCAATTCATCTAATGTGACTGCAAATCAGACCAACACCacctctgctgcagctgagttCTGGGA GCGGCGGGTGCTGGGCATGTCTGGAGGCATTGAGGAGCTGGGCAGTGTGAGATGGGAGCTGGCCTCGTGTCTTCTCACCTGCTGGGTTTTCTGCTACTTCAGTATCTGGAAAGGTGTCAGGTCTTCTGGAAAG GTGGTGTATTTCACAGCCACGTTCCCCTACGTGATGCTCCTGGTGCTGCTCATCAGAGGCTTGACTCTCCCTGGAGCTTGGGAAGGGATCTACTACTACCTGTATCCAGACCTGAACCGCCTGGCTAACCTTGAG GTCTGGATAGAAGCAGGATCTCAAATATATTTCTCCTACAGCCTGACTGCAGGGACTCTAAATGTCCTGGCCAGCTATAATGAGTACAACAACAACTGTTATAA GGACTGCTTCTGGCTCTGCCTGCTGAACAGTGGGACCAGTTTTGTTGCTGGATTTGTCGTCTTCTCTGTACTTGGATTCATGGCTCAGAAACAGGGCGTTACTGTCGACACTGTGGTCGAGTcag GTCCAGGTTTGGCCTTCATTGCTTACCCTCAGGCAACAGCTATGATGCCTTTTCCACAGTTCTGGAGTGTCTGCTTCTTCCTGATGCTCATCCTGCTGACTGTTGACACACAT TTTGTGATTGTGGAGAGTTTTATCACCACGGTGACCGATTTGTTTCCGACGTTGTTTCGTGCACCAGTGAGGCACGAGATCTTTGTCCTCATCATCTGTGTATCCAACTTCCTCATACATCTTACCTTGGTTACGGAG GGAGGAATTTACGTGTTCCAACTCATCGACTTCTATGGCTCTACCAGAGTCTGTCAGAATTTTATGGCTATTTGTCAATGTGTGGCTGTGGGCTGGATTTTTG GTGCTGACCGCTTTAATAACATCATTGAGGACATGACAGGACAAAGACCGTCAGTTTACTTCAAACTATGCTGGAAATACTTCATTCCTCTGCTGTCACTG ATTTCCCTTATCCTGTACCTCGTTGATTACAAACACCTCAGGATTAATGACTGGTACATTTACCCTGACTGGGCGTACGCACTAGGATGGACCATGACACTCTCCTCTGTTCTCATGGTGCCACTGTGGGCAGCTGGACAGATGTGTACAACAGCAGGAACCATCAGACAG CGTTTGTCTGTCCTTTGTCGTCCTCTTGAAGATCCAGCCTggcagaggagagaaatgggagAGGAGGGAACAACTGTTGAACTGAGGACGTCTGCAGTGACAACTTAG